One Glycine max cultivar Williams 82 chromosome 4, Glycine_max_v4.0, whole genome shotgun sequence DNA segment encodes these proteins:
- the LOC100791455 gene encoding serine/threonine-protein kinase STY13, with the protein MNEGNDGFVRADQIDLKSIDEQLERHLSKVLMKQKEEDDAGSDHSRHSSSFATATKFKSVAGSAGATTFKKQRQEWEIDPSNLIIKSVIARGTFGTVHRGIYDGQDVAVKMLDWGEEGHRTEAEIAALRSAFTQEVAVWHKLEHPNVTKFIGATMGSSELQIQTDNGLISMPSNICCVVVEYLAGGTLKSFLIKNRRRKLAFKVVIQLALDLARGLSYLHSQKVVHRDVKTENMLLDKTRTVKIADFGVARVEASNPNDMTGETGTLGYMAPEVLNGNPYNRKCDVYSFGICLWEIYCCDMPYPDLSFSEITSAVVRQNLRPEIPRCCPSSLANVMKRCWDANPDKRPEMDEVVAMIEAIDTSKGGGMIPVDQQQGCFCFRKHRGP; encoded by the exons ATGAACGAAGGAAATGATGGGTTTGTGAGAGCAGATCAGATTGATCTGAAGAGCATCGATGAGCAGCTCGAGAGGCACCTCAGCAAGGTTCTGATGAAGCAGAAGGAAGAGGACGATGCTGGCTCTGATCATTCTCGTCACTCTAGCTCCTTTGCCACTGCAACTAAGTTCAAAAGTGTTGCGGGTAGTGCTGGCGCCACTACCTTCAAGAAGCAGAGGCAGGAGTGGGAAATTGACCCTTCTAACCTCATCATCAAGAGTGTCATAGCCAGGGGAACCTTCGGCACTGTCCACCGCGGCATCTACGATGGCCAAGATGTTGCTG TTAAAATGCTGGACTGGGGTGAAGAAGGGCACCGGACAGAGGCTGAAATTGCTGCCCTCAGGTCAGCGTTTACACAAGAAGTTGCTGTTTGGCATAAACTTGAACATCCTAATGTCACCAAG tTTATAGGGGCAACAATGGGGTCGTCAGAATTACAGATACAGACTGATAATGGTCTAATTAGCATGCCAAGCAATATCTGCTGTGTCGTTGTAGAGTATCTTGCTGGAGGTACGCTGAAATCTTTCCTAATAAAGAATAGGAGGAGGAAGTTAGCTTTTAAGGTTGTCATCCAGCTGGCACTTGATCTTGCAAGAGG GCTGAGTTATCTTCACTCTCAGAAGGTTGTCCACAGAGATGTAAAGACAGAGAACATGCTGTTGGACAAGACACGCACTGTCAAAATTGCTGATTTTGGAGTTGCACGTGTTGAAGCATCAAATCCTAATGACATGACTGGGGAGACTGGTACACTTGGTTACATGGCTCCTGAG GTTTTGAATGGCAACCCCTATAACAGGAAATGTGATGTGTACAGTTTTGGCATCTGTTTGTGGGAAATATATTGCTGTGACATGCCATATCCTGACCTAAGTTTCTCAGAGATTACTTCCGCTGTTGTTCGGCAG AATCTGAGAccagaaataccaagatgttgCCCAAGTTCTTTGGCAAACGTGATGAAACGATGTTGGGATGCCAATCCCGATAAACGGCCCGAAATGGATGAGGTAGTTGCCATGATAGAGGCCATTGACACATCCAAAGGTGGAGGTATGATCCCTGTTGATCAGCAGCAGGGTTGTTTTTGCTTCCGTAAGCACAGAGGACCTTGA